In Ferviditalea candida, the genomic window GAATGAAGATGAATATGAAGAAAATTATGGGCCAGAAGAACTCCGCCGTTTGAAATTGGGCACGGAAAATTGGGACGCGCCGGTCATTGTAACAACTTCTGTGCAATTTTTCGAGTCTCTTTTTTCGAATAAAAGAAGCAAATGCAGAAAACTGCATAATATAGCGAATTCGGTCATTATTATTGACGAGGCCCAAAGCATTCCCAGAGGTTATATGACGCCTTGCTTAAGGGCGCTGGAGGAATTGGTCGAATCCTATAAGTGCACTGTCGTGCTTTGTACCGCTACGCAGCCGTCATGGGACAGTCTTGGAATCGGGATTACGGAGATTATGGACGATCCTTCGCCGAATGAGCTGATGAAAGACTTTAAAAGGGTGGAAGTCGATATCCATAACCATCTGGAAGCGGTTTCCGACGAGATGGTAACCGACTGGCTGGAGGAGGAAGAACAAATTCTTTGTATTGTCAATACTCGAAAACATGCCAAACTGCTGTTCGATCGTATGCTAGAAAGAAAGTTGGAAGGGATCTATCATTTGAGCGGCAGAATGTGCGCCAGACATCGAACGGAGATTTTTGAGGAAATACGTTCGAGGCTGAAGGACAATCTGCCTTGCCGGGTTGTATCCACTCAATTGATCGAAGCGGGGGTTGATGTGGACTTCCCGGTGGTGCTGCGAGCGATGGCCGGGATAGATGCGATTGCTCAAGCGGCTGGAAGGTGCAACCGGGAAGGCAAATTGGAGGTCGGAAAGGTTGTCGTTTTTTATCCCGACAAACAAGGAATGCCATCCAAAGGCTGGATGAAGGAAAGTGCGATAGAGGCACAGAACGTTCTGACCTATCGTACAGAGGAACCATTGTCGTTGGAATGCATTCAAAATTACTTTGAAAGAATTCACGGCATTTGTGACGGCAGAGTCGAGCAGTTGACGGATGCAGAGCAAATCATCAAGTTGATCAGAAAAAAACATAATTTGGAAATCTCATATGAAGATATATCAGACAAGTTCGCATTCATTGATGAGATCATGCAAGTCGTAGTCATTCCATATGATCAGAAAGCATGGGATTTAATTAATGAGATGGATACTTGCATGTATCCGACCGGTGTTATTCGCAAATTGCAGCCGTATATCGTACAAATTTATCGCCATGAGCTTGCGGAGTTTCTGAAGCGGGATCTGATCCGAAACCGCGAAGGTGTTCTCTATTTAACCGATCCGGCGTATTACCATCGGCAAACCGGGTTGTTGGAAGCGGGTGATACGGCTGAACATGAGGTTCTTATATATTAGATGAGGAGATGATGGTATGGGCTATGGCATTCGATTAAGGGTCTGGGGAGAGTACGCCTGCTTCACCCGTCCCGAGATGAAGG contains:
- the cas3 gene encoding CRISPR-associated helicase Cas3' codes for the protein MEYYAHSNDSNQFQLLKDHLFGVAELCKRNAEIFGAGDLGYLAGLLHDVGKYSNEFQQRIRGSQIRVDHSTAGAQWITQDDAVRQYLGKNHLHKYLARLIAHCIAGHHGGLKNYGTVDQEGTLAHRLSEPYRLAHVKDWSAAWNEVKLGEADLTAINQLFSTHSLTADKLAWRYAFLGRMLFSCLVDADTIDTKHFCQADESIPHAKPPGMNELLKRLESHMQRILEHSEPTPINQKRRQILEACNRQSNLTPRIFSLTVPTGGGKTLSSLSFALKHAVNHGQRRIIYVIPFTSIIEQNAKVFREAIGQDAVLEHHSNMNEDEYEENYGPEELRRLKLGTENWDAPVIVTTSVQFFESLFSNKRSKCRKLHNIANSVIIIDEAQSIPRGYMTPCLRALEELVESYKCTVVLCTATQPSWDSLGIGITEIMDDPSPNELMKDFKRVEVDIHNHLEAVSDEMVTDWLEEEEQILCIVNTRKHAKLLFDRMLERKLEGIYHLSGRMCARHRTEIFEEIRSRLKDNLPCRVVSTQLIEAGVDVDFPVVLRAMAGIDAIAQAAGRCNREGKLEVGKVVVFYPDKQGMPSKGWMKESAIEAQNVLTYRTEEPLSLECIQNYFERIHGICDGRVEQLTDAEQIIKLIRKKHNLEISYEDISDKFAFIDEIMQVVVIPYDQKAWDLINEMDTCMYPTGVIRKLQPYIVQIYRHELAEFLKRDLIRNREGVLYLTDPAYYHRQTGLLEAGDTAEHEVLIY